CATTTTAAATTGCCATGGAAACGAGAaaggatgattttgatgaaattgcaGGGAATTGTATgacaagagaaagagagaaagattGAGGAGGGGAAACGGTCAAAATTGTTTTACAAATGGGGGGAGAAGAATTGAAAGGTTGGGTTAGTTCTGAGAGATATTAATATagtaaacaaaagaaacaattcaTCAGGATCGCAGGATCAACAGCCTGTAATAACCAGTTACTTTGTGAATCAACCAGGTGtaatttctataaaatttCTGTCAATCTAATGTTTTTATTACTAGagcaaatattttaagaattgaataaaatttaattattttagctGCGGACGGccgcattttttttttaatgcggaCACATTTTTAATATGTGTAGTTTAGAAGAGTTAGTTAttgaatgaattataaaaccatgcagtttaaaaaattaaaaagctaaCTCTTTTAAATTACGCAGTTTTAAAATGTGCctgcataaaaaaataaaaatgagggCGCTCGCACTAGAGaattatcatatatataatttgaattttgccctttttatttggaaagagaaaaaataatggtgttttaaggaaaaaaaatttaatgactAAAGAAGGGTTGGGAAGTACTTTCATggtaattttgtttaaaagaatattttctttcaagagggaaacaaattaaaagaaacaaggaaaaaaaaattatatgctatAGAGTGTTAGAAGAAGTGCATCTATCAAATGTCTCCCACCAAATGCTTTTGGATGTTTCTTCTATCATTTTTAGGAATCATCCACCAACCTTCTACCATTGTGCGCATTATGTCTGCATAAAGGTCAAATATATGTGTCTAGACCAAACAAATCACCGAAAAAGagacaaaaagataaaacacaTTTCTATATTTATGGCATTTCAAATAAGGTTTAATGGTTGCATAACGTAACGCAACTTATCATATTTATGACATTTCAACTTATGATATTCTTCATTATTATAgcataatattaattatgagGGTAAatgtttaatctttttttgtaGTAAATGGGGGTATAATTTCTCTTAATATTGGGATTagctataattttttatacaaactaTGGCCGCATAACAATACATCAATATTAGCTGAAAGTGATATAACTGTAATTTTTCAACcaacaaatattattatgcTAATTCtctaatataaaatagtttgAACGAAGAATTGTGACTCCATTATtgttttactaaaaaaaataattttgaaataatgtatcataaatttttaacttaaggatatgtataaatttatcttcaaatttttatattaaaaaaaaattgatatcaATGTCTCACATTCCATTTATTCACTGTTTTCAACATATACAACTTATTTTACATTCCTAACTAAAACTAACAAACTCTTTTGGACGCAGTTACGCACTAAGCTACTTGGAGATGTTAAAAGGTGGGGCCCGACTAATCCAACGGCCGCAAACTTGTAAATCATAAAACCCAGAGAAAGATGACTAAACTCAGTAACTCGGAACCTAACTCACCGCGTGACTCaccttctctttcttttctcttttccactCTCTCCCTTTCTCCACCTCTGCTCTCACTCACACACGCACGCACGCCTTCTCTTCTAAGAAGCCCTTTTCAGTCTTTTCACATCACCTCCTTCTCCTTCACCCCCCCTTAATCAGACGGTCCTCACTTCTCCACGTCACCTTcgtcttcttcatcatcatcatcatcatcaacaacaacaacaacatcatcGTTCCTCTTCTTATCTTATTCAACCGCCTCTCTCGCTCCCTCCCTCTTAGGGTTTCTTTCATTCACCAAagcataatttaaaaaagaaaaattgaaatttcatctCACTCATTGACGTTTCGAATTTCATGCGGCGCTCGTCAATTTCTCCCGCTCTCTCGCAAACGaggtactttttttttttctaatcagATTTTGGAATTATCGTTTGATATTTAATCTTCTCGCTTTGTCAATTtcgaaaatttgaattttctttcttgtttttgaTTCAGTTACTCTTaggaattataattttggtgAATAAAAGGAGAGAAAGCTAGGGTTTGTTTGTCATAGTAATGGCGATAGAGAAGAATAATTTCAAGGTTTCACGTTTTGATTCGGAGTTTTCGCCGAATAGTAGAGGAACTATGTCTAGTGATGAGGATGAGCTTCAACGGCGAAGCTCAGCTGTTGACGAATTATCCGATGATGATGAATATGATGATGCGGATTCAGGTGCCGGTTCGGACGACTTTGATTTGCTTGAATTAGGGGAAACAAGGGCCGAATTTTGCCAAATTGGAAGCTTAACTTGTAGTGTTCCTTTTGAATTGTATGATCTTGCTGGTTTAGAAGATATATTGTCTGTTGATGTATGGAATGAGTTGTTGAGTGAGGAGGAGAAATTTGGATTAACTAAGTATTTGCCTGATATGGATCAAGACACGTTTATGCGGACATTGAAGCAGCTTTTTGAGGGcgacaattttcattttgggaGTCCTATTAAGAAGTTGTTTGACATGTTGAAAGGGGGCTTGTGTGAGCCGAGGGTGGCACTTTATCGAGAagggttgaatttttttcagaAGCGGCAACATTATCATCATTTAAGGAAGTATCAGAATGCTATGGTCATTAATCTTTGTCAGATAAGGGATGCATGGAGTAATTGTCGAGGCTATAGTATTGATGAGAAGCTTAGGgttttgaatattatgaaGAGTCAAAAGAGTTTGATGTCTGAGAAGGTGGAGGATTTGGAGAGTGATTCATCAGGACAAGAGGTATCAGGTGATGGGTTCTGGAACAAAAAGGTGAAAGATGTGAAAGGTCTTCAGAAAATGCGGCATCACTCTCCATATGCTATGGGTTCGAATTTGGATTTTCCTTCACGACGACAGTTGATGGGGATGGAATCACTAAAATATGGGAAGCAAAATGCAAAGGGTATTCTGAAGACAGCTGGGTCAAAGACGCCTTCTGCCGGCCGCTTTCCTTCTGGTTATCATGCTATGGACATGAATTCTGGGCTGTATGGTTCAAGAGTAGCTCTTCATCGACAAAACAAAGCAACAGGATATGAGTCGGGGTCATCCCTTTGGAGAAGTAGTCAGTTCAATGTTGATGACGACGACAATGATGTTGAAGACCCATTATTTGGAACGGGTGCTCAAAGAAGTCGAAATGTTGCACGCGGTAATACTATGGATAAAAGTGGAGCTTCAAGAATGGGTTTGCCTATGCCCTTGAAGCGGGATTTACAGGTCTATGGTAAGAACAAGAATGTAACTCAGTTGTCAGATGGGAAAGTGTATTCAGGAAAGCCTTCTAATATGAGAACATCGTATGAATTTTCCAAAAAGGCAAAGTATCCTGAAAATCCCCACCAAACAGTTGGAGAGTACATGAAGTCTCTAAAAGGACGCGGTCAACAGCTACCAATGAAAGGAAGTCGACCCAACCTAACTGACAGTGCAGAACCTTTTTGGCAAAACAGAACCCAAGAAGTGGTGGACTTTCCTTTTAAATGTGATGACTGGAATGTTAGAAGCAAGAAATGGAAAGCAGGAAAAGAGTCTCCTGATCTCAATTTGAAGTCATATAAAGCTTCCTCACCACAGATGAATGATAGATACTTACATTCTGAGTTTAGAGTGAAGCCATCTCAGGAGAAGATAAGGGGAAATTTTGCACTGAACGGAGGACCAGATATGGCAGTGTTGAAAGGTAATAGATTGCTTGttagaaatgaagaaacagaATCAGACTCATCTGAgcaatttgatgatgatgagtatgatgatgatgatgatagcAATCCTTTGATTAGAAGCAAGTTTGCCTACCCCAGTGGTATAGTGGAAGGATCTCGATCTTCTTTGTTGAAGCCTAGTATGGATGCTAAGAAgaccaaatttttaaagaaagacATTCAAGAGAATGCACGGGTTCTCGATGGAATAAAAAACTCTTCCATGACAATGGGTGGCTTTGGTGAGCCTGCACGAATGTCGAGAATGGAAAACTACACTTTCAAAGCAAAACAGAAGGGTAAAATGCGTGATAGCAGTCCCTCGCACAACTCTGCTTCTAGAGTTTTGGAAGATAACTCTCTCTCAGGCATGGGCAAATTTAAAGCCGATGGTGATAGGaaacaaatttacaaaatgGGCAAGAATGCCCAACTACGGGGGGAAGCTGGGGAAAGGATGCACTTGTCTTCTTTAAAGGCCTTTTCTACTGAGAGAAAGCAGAAGGCAGAACTTGCCCTTGAATACGTTGTTGATGAGGAGGATGATTTGCTTGACAGACGACCGTTGGTAAATGGTAGCAGACAGGACCGAGGGGGGAAGAAAGGTCATACTATTGAAGGATATGCTAAGGATCGTCGTGAAAGATCTGAGGCTTCAttacaagaatgcaaattgaTGACGAAGAAGAGAAAAGCAAAGGAGGATGTGATGGAAGTGGCAGGAAGAGATAAAGATCAGCTGCAAATTGATGATGCCCCTTTCTTgaaaaagaagggaaaaaggaaaatagagGCAGATCATGGTACTCCAGATATGGAAACTTCTCAACCACTGCTTGCAGAAACAGTAGCTGCAGATGTGGAGCTGGAAACTAAACCCCAGAAAAAGCCATTTACTTTGATTACACCAACAGTTCATACGGGCTTCTCATTCTCCATCATTCATCTTCTTTCAGCAGTCCGCATGGCGATGATTACTCCGCTTACGGAAGATTCATTAGAGGTTGAAAAAACTAGAGAGGAGCAgagaaaagaacaagaaggTGAAGTCAATGGGGTGGTTACTAATGAGAATGCAGATGTCAATAACACAGATCTTGCTGGGCAAGGAAAGTTGCCTTCTCTTACTGTACAGGATATTGTGAATCGTGTGAGATCAAGCCCTGGAGATCCTTGTATTCTTGAGACACAAGAACCACTCCAGGATTTGGTCAGAGGAGTTCTAAAGATATATTCATCAAAAACAGCACCTCTAGGGGCCAAAGGCTGGAAGGCACTTGTGGCCTATGAAAAATCTACAAAAAGTTGGTCCTGGATTGGTCCAGTTTCCCATGGCTCAACTGATCATGAGATGATTGAGGAGGTGACTTCTCCTGAAGCTTGGGGTCTTCCTCATAAAATGCTTGTCAAGTTAGTTGATTCATTTGCTGGTTGGCTGAAGAGTGGTCAAGAAACCCTTCAACAGATAGGAAGCCTTCCTGCACCGCCTGCATCATTGCTGCAGTTCAACCAGGATGAGAAAGATAGATTCAGAGACCTAAGAGCTCAGAAGAGCCTTAATACCATCAGCCCAAGTACTGAAGAAGTAAGAGCTTATTTCCGTCGGGAAGAAGTTCTTAGATACTCCATCCCTGATAGGGCCTTCTCCTACACAGCTGCTGATGGCAAAAAATCCATTGTTGCTCCTCTGAGGAGGTGTGGTGGTAAGCCAACTTCTAAAGCCCGTGACCATTTTATGTTGAAACGTGATCGACCACCGCATGTTACAATTCTTTGTCTTGTGAGAGATGCGGCTGCCAGATTGCCTGGAAGTATTGGCACTAGGGCAGATGTTTGTACTTTAATACGAGACTCTCAATATATTGTAGAAGATGTGACTGATGCACAAGTTAATCAAGTTGTAAGTGGAGCCTTGGACCGCTTGCATTATGAACGTGATCCATGTGTACAATTTGATTCAGAGCGGAAATTGTGGGTATATTTAcatagagaaagagaagaagaagattttgaGGACGATGGCACTTCATCTACAAAGAAATGGAAGAGGCAGAAGAAAGATCCTGCTGAACAATCTGATCAGGCAGCAGTAACAGTGGCTTTCCATGGGACTAGCGATCAGGCTGGAGTTGAGTTGGCCTCTGATAACAATGTTGAGCCACCATGTGTCGATGatgataagaaagaaaatgcagAGGACAATGTTGATAATAATGGTTCTGAACAGGGGAACATGCATCAAGGTGATCCAATGGCTTGGGAGGAGGCTCTCAACTTAAATCCTGTGCCTGAGGACAAGTTGCTATGCCAAGAAAATTCCACAAATGAAGAGTTTGATGATGAAGCATTTGGGAGAGAAAGGCCAGTTGGACTTTTAAGTGCAAGCTTGTTGTGATGGAAGGTAGTTTTCAATATCATCGTGCCTTTTAATGCTTTTGTTGGCTTATAACTTGAAATGATTTTCAGATGGTTTAGACatcatttcattatttttccaaatctCTGCGGCTCTGCCTCATGAAAGAAACTTGTGATGGTGTGGTCACAGGACACTGATTCTGCATTAGGTTTAGGCTCTAGTGAGGTTGACTTGAGACTTATTGTTGATTGGATCTTT
This window of the Citrus sinensis cultivar Valencia sweet orange chromosome 8, DVS_A1.0, whole genome shotgun sequence genome carries:
- the LOC102612912 gene encoding uncharacterized protein LOC102612912; this encodes MAIEKNNFKVSRFDSEFSPNSRGTMSSDEDELQRRSSAVDELSDDDEYDDADSGAGSDDFDLLELGETRAEFCQIGSLTCSVPFELYDLAGLEDILSVDVWNELLSEEEKFGLTKYLPDMDQDTFMRTLKQLFEGDNFHFGSPIKKLFDMLKGGLCEPRVALYREGLNFFQKRQHYHHLRKYQNAMVINLCQIRDAWSNCRGYSIDEKLRVLNIMKSQKSLMSEKVEDLESDSSGQEVSGDGFWNKKVKDVKGLQKMRHHSPYAMGSNLDFPSRRQLMGMESLKYGKQNAKGILKTAGSKTPSAGRFPSGYHAMDMNSGLYGSRVALHRQNKATGYESGSSLWRSSQFNVDDDDNDVEDPLFGTGAQRSRNVARGNTMDKSGASRMGLPMPLKRDLQVYGKNKNVTQLSDGKVYSGKPSNMRTSYEFSKKAKYPENPHQTVGEYMKSLKGRGQQLPMKGSRPNLTDSAEPFWQNRTQEVVDFPFKCDDWNVRSKKWKAGKESPDLNLKSYKASSPQMNDRYLHSEFRVKPSQEKIRGNFALNGGPDMAVLKGNRLLVRNEETESDSSEQFDDDEYDDDDDSNPLIRSKFAYPSGIVEGSRSSLLKPSMDAKKTKFLKKDIQENARVLDGIKNSSMTMGGFGEPARMSRMENYTFKAKQKGKMRDSSPSHNSASRVLEDNSLSGMGKFKADGDRKQIYKMGKNAQLRGEAGERMHLSSLKAFSTERKQKAELALEYVVDEEDDLLDRRPLVNGSRQDRGGKKGHTIEGYAKDRRERSEASLQECKLMTKKRKAKEDVMEVAGRDKDQLQIDDAPFLKKKGKRKIEADHGTPDMETSQPLLAETVAADVELETKPQKKPFTLITPTVHTGFSFSIIHLLSAVRMAMITPLTEDSLEVEKTREEQRKEQEGEVNGVVTNENADVNNTDLAGQGKLPSLTVQDIVNRVRSSPGDPCILETQEPLQDLVRGVLKIYSSKTAPLGAKGWKALVAYEKSTKSWSWIGPVSHGSTDHEMIEEVTSPEAWGLPHKMLVKLVDSFAGWLKSGQETLQQIGSLPAPPASLLQFNQDEKDRFRDLRAQKSLNTISPSTEEVRAYFRREEVLRYSIPDRAFSYTAADGKKSIVAPLRRCGGKPTSKARDHFMLKRDRPPHVTILCLVRDAAARLPGSIGTRADVCTLIRDSQYIVEDVTDAQVNQVVSGALDRLHYERDPCVQFDSERKLWVYLHREREEEDFEDDGTSSTKKWKRQKKDPAEQSDQAAVTVAFHGTSDQAGVELASDNNVEPPCVDDDKKENAEDNVDNNGSEQGNMHQGDPMAWEEALNLNPVPEDKLLCQENSTNEEFDDEAFGRERPVGLLSASLL